The following are encoded in a window of Collinsella aerofaciens genomic DNA:
- a CDS encoding YigZ family protein produces MLDSYFTLQSNIEASGEFVDRKSRFIAQLVHIESEDEANAFIETVRKRHYDARHNVPAWILVDGRERQSDDGEPSRTSGMPTLEVLRGAGLKNVCCVVTRYFGGTLLGPGGLVRAYTAATQAAVAAAQEAGQIVEMTSVVPVDVHVAYPQYEQVLRLAQDSGAKVSDTDYTDAVTIHLVFKAGEREPFCAKMRELMAGREEIEVGAPEFAEF; encoded by the coding sequence TTGTTGGACAGCTATTTTACTCTGCAATCGAATATTGAGGCTTCAGGCGAGTTTGTGGACCGCAAGAGCCGGTTTATTGCCCAGCTGGTCCATATTGAGTCCGAAGATGAGGCTAATGCCTTTATCGAGACAGTTCGCAAACGTCATTACGACGCTCGACACAATGTTCCCGCGTGGATTTTGGTCGATGGACGCGAGCGCCAGAGCGATGACGGCGAGCCGAGCCGCACGAGCGGTATGCCGACGCTCGAGGTGTTGCGCGGTGCAGGGCTCAAAAATGTTTGCTGCGTGGTGACGCGCTATTTTGGCGGAACGTTGCTGGGGCCTGGTGGCTTGGTGCGTGCCTACACTGCGGCGACGCAGGCGGCGGTGGCCGCGGCTCAGGAGGCCGGACAGATCGTCGAGATGACAAGCGTCGTGCCTGTTGACGTGCATGTGGCCTATCCGCAGTATGAGCAGGTGCTTCGTTTGGCGCAGGATTCGGGTGCCAAGGTTTCGGATACCGATTACACGGATGCCGTGACGATTCATTTGGTGTTTAAAGCGGGGGAGCGGGAGCCGTTTTGCGCTAAGATGCGCGAGCTTATGGCGGGGCGCGAGGAGATTGAGGTCGGTGCTCCCGAGTTTGCCGAGTTCTAA
- a CDS encoding C-GCAxxG-C-C family protein has translation MKQIDIAQLDTAACQAQAAEYHARGFNCAQAVACTLAPAVGLDPQTAFTLTEGFGAGMGGMTETCGAISGAVAIMGFVMSDGMENPKTKGQTYKLSREIAKRFGEKNTTTVCGTLKGIGSDKGPLRSCPGCIDDAVEIACDVLKQLAE, from the coding sequence ATGAAGCAAATCGATATCGCCCAGCTCGACACCGCGGCCTGCCAGGCTCAGGCTGCCGAATACCACGCCCGTGGCTTTAACTGCGCCCAGGCCGTTGCCTGCACGCTCGCACCTGCCGTCGGGCTCGACCCCCAGACCGCCTTTACCCTAACCGAGGGCTTTGGCGCCGGCATGGGCGGCATGACCGAAACCTGCGGCGCCATCTCGGGCGCCGTGGCCATCATGGGCTTTGTAATGAGCGACGGCATGGAGAACCCCAAGACCAAGGGCCAGACCTACAAGCTGTCGCGCGAAATCGCAAAGCGTTTTGGCGAGAAGAACACGACGACCGTCTGCGGCACGCTCAAGGGCATCGGATCGGATAAGGGTCCGCTCCGCAGCTGCCCCGGCTGCATCGACGATGCCGTCGAGATTGCCTGCGATGTGCTAAAGCAGCTCGCCGAGTAA